Part of the Pseudomonas abietaniphila genome is shown below.
AAGCCTCGCTCCTACCATTGCTCTGTATCAGCCCATCACCACGACGCCCGTCGCCTCTTTACGCAACAGCTTCGTGGTCTTGCGCTCGAAGGCGTAGGTCAGGGCAACCGCCGAGCACAGCAGGCCCAGCGCCAGGCCCCACCACACGCCCACCGCACCTTGATGCGCGAGGAAACCGAAACCCCAGGCCAGCGGTGCGCCCACCACCCAATAACTCGCCAGACCGATCAGGAAGGTGGTCTTCGCGTCCTTGAACCCCCGAATCGCACCCATCGCAATAGTCTGCGTGCCGTCGAGAATTTCGAACCAGGCGGCAATCGCCAGCAGCTTCACCGCCAACTCCACCACGCCCTGGTATTTCGGATCGTTGACGTCCACGAACAGGCCGATGACGGCGTGCGGCGCGACCCAGAACAGGATGCCGAACGACAGCATCAGCAGGCCGCCGAAGCCAATGCCCATACGTCCCGCCGTACGTGCCAGCAACAAGTTGCCCGCGCCGTAATGCAAGCCAATCCGCATCGTCACCGCGTAGGAAATACCCACCGGGATCATGAAAGCCATCGAGACCGATTGCAGCGCGATCTGGTGCGCCGCCATTTCCGTGCTGCCCATCGCGCCCATGCAAAAGGCGGCGAAGGTGAACAGGCCGACTTCCACCGCATATGTCCCGCCGATGGGCAGACCCAGACGCCACAGCTCTTTGAGGCAACTGCGCGACAGGTTCATCAGGTCTTTATGAATCGGATACGCCGCGTACGCCTTGTGATAACGAATGTGCAGCCACAGGGCCAGCGCCATGCTGTTGGTCACGACGGCGGTCACCAGCCCGATCCCCATCAGGCCCCAGTGCGGCAGGCCGAACAGGCCGTGAATGAAGGCGTAGTTGAGCCCGAAATTCATCGCGACGCCAACCAGGCTGATGATCATCACCGGCGTTGCACGGCCCAATGCGCTGGTGAAGCCGCGCAGCGCCATGAAGCTCAGCAGGCCGGGCAGGGCAAGCGGCAAGGTGATCAGAAACTGGCTGGCCATGTGAACGTTGGCTTCGTCCTGGCCGAAATTCAGCAGGATCGGCTCAAGGTTCCACAGAATAAGGGCTGCGATCAGCGCCATCCCCCACGCCAGCCAAAGCCCGGCCTGGGTCAGACGGGTCGCACCTGCGTTGTCGTTCGCCCCTTTGCGAATGGCGACCAGGGTGCCAACCGCCGCCATGACGCCGACGCAGAAAAACGAAACGAAGTTGTAACTCGCAGCACCCAACCCGCCACCGGCAAGAGACTCGGGGCCAAGCTTGCCCATCATCACAGTGTCGGTGAAGACCATCAGCATGTGCGCCATCTGGGATGCGATCAGCGGCCCGGCCAGGCGCAGGATGATCCACAGTTCTTTGAAAGCGTGCTGTTGCATGGGCGGGCGCTCGGAAGGAGAGGCATTGATGAGCGGCTTATTGTGGTGATTCAGGCACCAATGCACAAAGGGATAAATACGATCATTGGCATGAGTAAAACTCATCCTGGGCTGTTTCCGGTAAAGTGCTTTGGTTCGTCTTCACGCGCTGAGGAAAGTGTCCAATGCCTCGTAGTCTCCCGCCCTTGTATGCGCTGCGTGCATTCGAAGCCGCCGCGCGGCACGCCTCTTTCACCCGCGCCGCTGAGGAGCTTTCGATCACCCAGAGCGCGGTCAGTCGGCACATCCGAACGCTGGAAGAACATTTCGCCTGTCGCCTGTTTCGCCGAAACGGTCGCAATCTGCAGCTGACCGAGGCCGCCCGTGAGTTGTTGCCCGGCGTACGTGAAGGCTTCTCGGCGCTGGAGCGGGCCTGCAGCGCATTGATGGCCGAGGAGGGAATCCTGCGCATGAAGGCGCCGTCGACGCTGACCATGCGCTGGCTGTTGGCGCGGCTCAGCCGGTTTCGTCATTTGCAGGTCGGCAACGAGGTGCAACTGACCAGCGCCTGGATGGACATCGATAACGTCGACTTCACCCAAGAACCGTTCGACTGCGCGGTGCTGCTGAGTCGCGGGCATTTTCCGCCGGACTGGGAGGCGACTTACCTGTTCCCGGAGCTGCTGATTCCCGTGGGATCGCCCAGCCTGCTCGATGATTCGCCCTGGGATGTCGAGCGACTGGCCAGCGCAGAGCTGCTGCATCCCACGCCGGACCGGCGCGACTGGCGCAACTGGCTGGAGCGCATGGGGTTGTCGGATCAAATCTCGCTCAAGGGCGGGCAAGTGTTCGACACTCTGGAGCTGGGGATGATTGCGGCGGCGCGCGGCTACGGGGTGTCCATGGGCGATCTGCTGATGGTGGCCGAAGACGTGATTCAAGGGCGCCTGAGCCTGCCCTGGCGTACGGCGGTGGTCAGCGGCGAAAACTATTACCTGGTCTGGCCGAAAACCCGGCCGGGCGGCGAGCGCTTGCGCCGGCTCAGCGACTTTCTGCAGGCCGAGGTGCAGGCGATGGCGTTGCCGGAAGTGACCATTCTGGAGTGACGGTTTCGCTGCGCTCGCTCGTTTTCGCTGCTGGGCTACCGTCTGGAACGGCAGCCCACCCGATAAAGTGAAACAGATCGTAACCAAGTCTTTCGTCCTAAGACCGGGTGTAGGACTCAAGTATTTCTCATGTCAGCCGAATGTGTAATTGCAAACCGGTTTGTTCCAATCGGTTCATCGATACCCTCTATTGGATTAAGTCCGAATGGTTTTCCTGAGATCAGGACGATCCAGTCGTTCGGCAAGGAGTTTTCATGTCTCAGCCTCGTGCCCGTATTGCCTCGCAACTCGGCATTGCCCTGGCCGTCATCCTAGCCGTTGTCATCAGCGGCAGTACCCTGTTCGCCCTGCGCTCACTGGATTCGGCGAACCTGGCCATCCGTGAGGAGCACATGGGCAGTGAAGCGCGGTTGCTGGCTGACCAGTTGAACACCTTCCACAGCACCTTGCGCGACAGCACTCAACGGTTGAGCGGACTGTTCGAGAAGCGCTTCAGTGGCCTCACGCTCCAGGCGGATCAGCAGATCGCTGTCGCAGGCCTGCAGACCCCTGCGTTGCTCCTCAATGGCAATCCCCTGAACAATGACTTCGCCGAAGTGGACGATTTCAAGAAGATGACCGCAGGCGTGGCGACCGTGTTCGTGCGCAGCGGCGACGACTTCATCCGGATCAGTACATCACTGAGCAAGCAGGACGGTTCGCGCGCCATCGGCACGTCGCTGGACCACAAGCATCCGGCCTACGAGCGACTGCTGGCCGGGCAGGAGTATGTCGGTCGCGCCTTGCTGTTCGATCGTTTGTACATGACCCAATACAGTCCGGTCCGTGACAGCAGTGGTAAGGTCATCGCGGTGCTGTTCGTAGGTTTTGATTACACCGATGCGCAAAAGGCTCAGTTTGACAACCTCAAGAGTTTCCGGATCGGTAAAACCGGTTCGCTGGCGCTTCTCGACGAGCAGAACAAATGGCTGGTCCCGCCTGCTGGCGTGAAGGATCTGGATCAGGCAAGCAAGACCTTGACCGACTTCGTTAAAACGCCCGGCAAAGGCCTGTTCTGGCAGGACGCAGGCAACGATTTCTACACCGTTGCGGAGCCGTTCTCGGGCGGCCCGTGGTCGATTCTGGCGATCATGCCCAAGGACGAAATCAGCGCTGTGACCTGGAGTGTCGGCACGCAGTTGGCGATCGGCAGCCTGCTGGCGATGTTGATTGCTGTGGGCGCCGCGATCTGGCTGCTGCGCAGCAAGCTTCAACCGCTGTCGGATCTGGTGACTCAGGCTGAGGCCTTGGGAGCTGGCGACCTGAGCGCTCGCCTGAATGTCACCCGTCACGACGAGATCGGCCAGTTGGCGGCCAGCTTCAACAAGATGGGGCAAGCGCTGGAAACCATGGTCTCGCATATTCGTACCGCAGCGCAGGAGGTCAGCGGCCGGGCGCATGCGTTGTCCGGTCTGTCCGGTGGCGCTTACGAGGGCATGGAGCTACAGTCGGGCGAAATCACCAGCATGGCCGGTGCCGTCGAAGAATTCAGCGCAACAGCACTGACCATCGCCGACAACATGGGCAGCACCGAACGGATGGCCCAAGGCAATGCCCAGCAAACGCGGATCGGTCGCGCGTCCATGGAAGAAGCGTCGGCCTCGCTGGAGCAAATTGCAGGTTCGCTGGGCAGTACGGCTGCCGTGATCGACACCCTTGGCCAGCGCTCGCAGGAGATTGGCGGCATCGTCAGCGTGATCACCTCCATCGCCGAACAAACCAATCTATTGGCCCTCAATGCCGCCATCGAGGCTGCGCGCGCGGGCGAGCAAGGTCGCGGTTTTGCCGTGGTCGCCGATGAGGTTCGCAATCTCGCCTCGCGCACCCGCCAGGCCACCGACGAAATCTCCGGCATGATCGCCAGCATCCAGCAGGAAACCAGTAACGCAATCAACACGATGGAACAGGGCAATGCGCTGATGCAGGAAGGCCTGACGCGTAACGCCAAGGTGGCGGCAGCGCTGGCGCAGATCGACGAACAAAGTCGCTCGGCGGGCGAGCAGTTCGCGTCCATCACCACCGCGACCCAAGAGCAAAGCAGCACTGCGACCATGCTCAGTGCCAACCTGCAAAGCATTGCACTGGCGAACAGCGAACAGCGTGAAGTGGTGTCGAATCTGGCAGTCACCGCGCAAGAACTGAACGCGCTGGCCGCGGATCTGCGTAAGGAAGTGGATCGGTTTCGGTGAGCTATTGACCGTTCGCTAGACCGCTGACTCGGGGTCGGCCAAGCATCTGTGGGAGCGAGCTTGCTCGCGAATGTGGTGGCCTGCAGCATCTGGGGGAATGAGACACTGCATTCGCTGCCCTCGTAACCTCGGACGTCTCCCACAGGTTTCGCGTCGAAGCACTAACGTGTGCTCAGACTTCAGAACTGTGGGAGCGAGCTTGCTCGCGAATGCTGAGTTTGGTTCGCTGAAGGTGTTGCGAATGTACCGGCGTCTTCGTGAGCAAGCTCACTCCCATAGAACAGACGCTCGCTTCGTCCTTCACGCTTCATCTGTATGAGCTGTGTGAAGGGTGTGCCACTCACCCGGTCGACGGCCGATACTGCAACGCTTCGGCGATATGGCTCTTGGCGATCGCATCGACGTTCTCCAGGTCCGCAAGCGTTCGTGCGACTTTCAGCAAACGGTGTGCGGCACGCAAAGACAAATTCAAGCGCTCACAGGCGGTTTCAAGCCAGGCCTCGTCTTCGGCGAGCAGCGCGCAGTGTTCTCGCAAAGCGGGCAAGTCGAGAAACGCATTGGCGCAAGCCTGACGCTTGTGCTGGCGTTCACGGGCTTCGGACACCCGCTGGGCGGCACTGGCGCTGCTTTCGCCGCCTTGCGCGGTCGCGGCCAGAGAAGTGGTTTCGCGGGCGACGGTCAGGTGCAGGTCGATTCGGTCCAGCAGCGGGCCGGAGAGTTTGTTGCGGTAGCGCTGAATCTGATCGGTCGAGCAGCGACAACGCCCGGTGGGTTCTCCGTGATAACCGCACGGGCACGGATTCATCGCCGCCACCAGTTGGAACCGGGCCGGGAAACGAACGCGATCCCGGGCCCGTGAAATGACGATGTGGCCCGATTCCAGCGGCTCTCGTAAAACCTCCAGCACACGTCGGTCGAATTCGGGCAGTTCGTCCAGAAACAGCACGCCGTGATGGGCGAGGGTGATTTCTCCGGGTTGCGGGCGGCTGCCCCCGCCCACCAGCGCAGGCCCCGACGCCGAGTGATGCGGTTGACGGAAGGGCCTTTGCGGCCAACTGGTCAAGGGCGCATGGCTGGCGACCGACTGAATCGCCGCGACTTCCAGCGCCTCGAACTCATCCAGCGGTGGCAGTAGACCGGGAAGACGGCTGGCGAGCAGGGTTTTGCCAGTGCCGGGCGGCCCGCTGAACAGAAGGTTGTGAGCACCGGCCGCAGCGACCAACAGCGCGCGCTTGGCGGCAGTCTGGCCTTGGACCTCGCTGAGATCGGGGTAAGGCTGCGTTTGCAGAATCAGTCCGTTGGACTTATACGGCGCGATGACGGTGTGGCCGTTCAAATGAGCCACCAGTTCGAGCAGATGACTCACTGCGATCACCTTCAGCCCGGAGGCCAGACACGCTTCCTCGGCGTTCACCGCCGGTACGATCAACGTGTGCCCAGCGGCGCGCGCGGCCAGCGCTGCGGGCAGCACGCCCTGCACAGGCCGTATCGCACCGGACAGCGCAAGTTCGCCCAGGCACTCCACGCCATCGAGCGCCAGCGTCGGGACTTGCGCGCTGGCAGCCAGCAAACCCAGCGCGATGGCCAAATCGAAACGGCCACCGTCCTTGGGCAAGTCAGCAGGCGCGAGATTCAAAGTGATACGCCGCGCAGGAAACTCCAGCCGACAGTTCAGAATCGCACTGCGCACCCGGTCCTTGCTTTCTTTCACAGCGCCTTCGGGTAATCCCACCAGCGTCAATGAGGGCAAGCCGTTGGCCAGATGGGTTTCCACGGTGACGGCAGGGGCTTCGACGCCGACTTGTGCGCGGCTGAGGACAATGGCGAGGGACATGATCTTTCCTTGATGAGGCACCGCGTCCTGCGGCGTGCTCAAGGATAGTCAGCGAAGAGGTGGAGAGGGTTTCGCAAGTTCTACCGGGTGTGTCTAGGCAGCATTTCAGTCCGAGTTCTGGCTAAACCTGCAACTGACCTACGACCTGCGCAAAACGGAAATCGAAAGTGGGTCGGCCATAAAGGCGCAAGTCCAGCGTCTCTCGCACTGCGCTTGAGCACATTCCACATGCCCGGCCTGCGCCAGGCATGTCGTCGTCTCACTCTTTTGGCTGCGCCGCCAGTCGCGCTTCCATCTCGGCCATTTTCGCTTCCAGTGCCTCAAGACGGGCACGGGTGCGGGCCAGGACGAGCATCTGGCTGTCGAACTCTTCCCGACTGACCAGATCCAGTTTGCTGAAGCCGCTTTGCAGCAGCGCTTTGAACTGGGTTTCGAATTCGTTGCGTGGCAGCGGGGTCTCGCCGTTGAACAACCGCGAGGCATGGCCACTCAGGGCGTCTAGAAAAGCTTTGGGCGCAAGCATGATCAACTTCCGGAATCAGATGGGCGGCAGTGTAGCACGCAGCGTCTATAGTCTTTTCACGGGCGCAGGGTTGCACGGTTTTCGCGCATGACGGCGTGCACTCGCGCACTGTTGTTGTGCGGCCGGGTTGGATGATGGCGATCTGGGTACTCGGAACAGGCATCAAGGTGCTGTAATTCTTGGGATTGAACGAGATGGCAAGCTTTCTGCTTAGTGGCATATGACCCATGCACTGATGCAGTCGCTGTGACGAATGCAGTGCGGCAGGCGGAGCGGGGAAGTGTTTCGTCAGAAGCGGTTTTCTGGCGTTGGTCTGGTCTGTTTCGGGCCATCGACGCGTTACAAAGCCAGACACTGCGCTTAGACTTGAGTCGGGTTTGTTTTCCTGGGGCAAGTCCACCAATTCGGGAGAAAGTTTCATGAAGCTAGTCACTGCCATCATCAAGCCGTTCAAGCTGGACGACGTACGCGAGTCGTTGTCCGAAATCGGCGTGCAGGGCATCACGGTAACTGAAGTCAAAGGCTTCGGACGTCAGAAAGGCCACACCGAGCTGTATCGCGGTGCGGAATACGTAGTCGACTTCCTTCCCAAGGTGAAGATCGATGTTGCGATCGACGACAAGGATCTGGACCGCGTTATCGAAGCGATAACCAAAGCGGCCAACACCGGCAAGATCGGTGACGGAAAGATCTTCGTGGTCAATCTGGAACAGGCTATTCGCATCCGTACCGGCGAAACCGATACCGACGCAATCTAAGCCGCCAAACCCAACGCCCCAGGAGAAAACAATATGACTCTGCGTCAATTCGCAGGGCTAGGAGCCCTGTTGTCCCTCGTAACCCCTGGCTTGGCCATGGCGGCAGACGAAGTGGCAGCCCCCGTACTGAACTCAGGCGATACCGCCTGGATGCTGACTTCGACAGCCCTGGTGCTGTTCATGACCGTTCCCGGTCTTGCGCTGTTCTACGGCGGCATGGTCCGCTCAAAAAACGTTCTTTCCGTCATGATGCAGTGCTTCGCCATCACCGGTCTGATCAGCATTCTGTGGTGCATCTACGGCTACAGCATGGCGTTCGACACCACGGGTATGGAAGCCAACGTCGTTAACTTCAACTCCTTCGTCGGCGGCCTGTCGAAGGCGTTCCTGGCAGGCATCACGCCTTCCAGCATTACAGGTGCCACAGCGCTGTTCCCGGAAGCTGTGTTCGTCACCTTCCAGATGACGTTTGCCATCATTACTCCAGCCCTGATCGTCGGTGCCTTCGCAGAACGCATGAAGTTCTCCGCGATGCTGATCTTCATGGCCATCTGGTTCACCCTGGTCTACGCGCCGATCGCGCACATGGTCTGGAGTGGTGTCGGTGGTCTGCTGTGGGACTGGGGCGTTCTCGACTTCGCAGGCGGCACCGTCGTTCACATCAACGCCGGTGTGGCTGGCCTGGTAGCGTGCCTGGTACTGGGCAAGCGTAAAGGTTTCCCGACCACCCCGATGGCTCCGCACAACCTGGGTTACACCCTGGTCGGCGCAGCGATGCTGTGGGTAGGCTGGTTCGGCTTCAACGCCGGTTCCGCTGCTGCGGCGAACGGCACTGCCGGTATGGCGATGCTGGTCACTCAGATTGCAACCGCTGCTGCTGCGCTGGGCTGGATGTTCGCCGAGTGGCTGACTCACGGTAAGCCAAGCGCGCTGGGTATCGCTTCGGGCGTGGTTGCCGGTCTGGTTGCCATCACCCCAGCGGCCGGTACTGTCGGCCCAATGGGCGGCCTGATCATCGGTCTGGCAGCGGGCGTGGTCTGCTTCTTCTGCGCCACCAGCCTGAAACGCAAACTGGGCTACGACGACTCCCTGGATGCCTTCGGCGTTCACGGTATCGGCGGTATCCTCGGCGCGATCCTGACCGGTGTCTTCGCGGCACCGTCGCTGGGCGGCTTCGGCACTGTGACCGACATCGCAGCTCAAGTCTGGATTCAGTGCAAAGGCGTAGGCTTCACGATCATCTACACCGCGATCGTGACCTTCATCATCCTCAAGGTGCTGGACGCGGTCATGGGCCTGCGTGTCACCGAGGAAGAAGAAGCGGTGGGCCTGGACCTTGCGCAACACAACGAGCGTGGCTACAACTTGTAATCACGGCTTAAAAAAATGCCCGGGTTACCGGGCATTTTTTTGTCTGGCGTTTGTCGATAGGCAAGACCGCCAGCGATTGACGTTCGAACGGCATGCAGGCCCTGTCTCAGGGCATCTCCGGGCGTTATTGCAACGGGATACCCGCTTGGGTTTTCGGCTTACAGAAAACGTCACTCATTGCGCGCTTTGTTTTTTTTTTTACCGCGTTAGAATGCGCGCCGAAGGGCGGAGAACTGTATGTGGCAACAGACCAGAATCACGCTGCGTGCAAGACCTCGCGGATTTCATCTGGTGACCGACGAGATCGTCGCAGGGCTTCCCGAACTGCGTGATTGCCGAGTCGGTCTGTTGCATTTGTGGCTGCAGCATACCTCGGCCTCGTTGACCATCAACGAGAATGCCGACCCGGCTGTGCGTCGTGACTTCGAGCGTTTTTTCAACCGATTGGTGCCGCAAGGGCGTGACGGTTATGAACATGACGACGAGGGTCCCGACGACCTGCCTGCGCACTTCAAAGCCAGTTTGCTAGGCTGCCAGCTTGTTCTTCCGGTCACTGACGGGAGGTTGGCGATGGGAATCTGGCAAGGTGTTTATTTAGGCGAGCACCGTGATGCAGGCGGTGCACGTAAAGTCCTCGCCACCCTGCAGGGTGAGGGGCACGACCGCTGATTGTCGGCGGTAGTTGAATTTTTTCCGGCTGTCTTAGAAATTAGGCGCAGCTGGGCTATAACTAATCTGCTTTCGCAAGTCATGAGGTAGAACATGAGCGACGACGACATCGATAACGAAGGTCTGGAAGACGATCTGGAAGGTGAGGACGACGGTGAGGAGCTTGCGGCTGCTCCCGATGACGAGGTTTCGGACGTCGAGGACAGCCCTGAAGCATTGGTCACCCCCACCAAAGGCAAGGCCAAGGCTGCGGTCTCGATCGATGAGCTGCCGAGCGTAGAGGCCAAGAACAAAGAGCGTGACGCTCTGGCTCGCGCGATGGAAGAGTTCCTCGCACGTGGCGGCAAAGTGCAGGAAGTGGAGGCCAATGTGGTCGCCGATCCGCCCAAGAAGCCTGACAACAAGTACGGTAGCCGCCCTATTTAAGGGTGTCTGATACCTGCTGGAAAAGCCCGCTGTCGCTGCGGGCTTTTTTTTGGGTTTGGTTTTTGGGGTTTGGCTTTTGCTTTTTTGGTGCTTGGCCTGGAATTCTTACTCTGATGCCAAGCAACCCTCAACCCCACCCCGCCAACACCCCCGGCAACTCCGTCAAACGCCTGATCTCCGCATCCGGCAGTCTATCCGCCTCCCACGGCTTGCCCGTCGGGTTGTACCAGATCGCCCGCAAGCCGGCCTGCTGAGCCCCTGCGATGTCATCGCCGGGATGATCGCCCACGTGCACGGCGTGACGTGCATCGGCGTTGCCGCGCTTGAGCGCTTCCAGGAAAGGCGCCGGGTCGGGCTTGCCGATGCCCAGGTCTTCTGCACACAGCGCAAACGAAAAATAGTCGGCCAGCCCCAGGCGGCGCACGTCGGCATTGCCGTTGGTGACCACGCCCAGGGTGTACTGCTTGGTGAGCAGTTCCAGCGTCGGTACGACCTCCGGAAAGATGTCCAGCTGGTGCCGTCCTTGCAGGAAGACCTCAAAGCTGCGGTCCGCCAGATCCTGTGCCTCAGGATGACCATAACCCGCATCCTCAAGTGCCAGAAACAGCACGCGACGGCGCAACGCGCTGATGCGGTGCTTGAAGCTCGGGTCGGCTTCGACCAGCCGCGAGCGAATCTCCCACAAATGTTCCACTGGCACGGGGCCCAGTTTCGGTGCGTGTTCTGCCAGCCATTCGCGCAACATGGCTTCTGCGCTGACGATGGCCGGTGCGGTGTCCCACAACGTATCGTCCAGATCGAAGGTGATCAGCTTGATGCTCATGATTCTGAAGAATCCTTGCGTTTGGCCCGTGGGTGGGCGCTGTCATACACCGTTGCCAGGTGTTGGAAATCCAGGTGGGTGTAGATCTGAGTTGTAGTGATGTCGGCGTGCCCCAGCAATTCCTGCACGGCGCGCAGGTCCTGGGAGGATTCGAGCAAGTGGCTGGCGAAGGAGTGCCGGAGCATGTGCGGGTGCAGGTTCTGTCCCAGCTCGCGCTCACCCGCAGCTTTGACCCGTAGCTGGATCGACCTCGGGCCCAGACGCCTACCTTGCTGGCTGATGAACACCGCGTCGTCCTGAGGGTTGGCCAGCGCGCGCTGTTTCAGCCATTCCTCCAGTGCCTCACGGGCTTTTCGGCCGACAGGAAGGACGCGGGTCTTGCTGCCTTTACCCAGCACCTGAACAAGGCCGTCCGCCAGGTCCAGCTGCTCGCAATTCAGGCCTGTCAGCTCCGACAAGCGCAGGCCGGACGAGTAAAACAGTTCGAGAATCGCGTGATCGCGGCGGGCGAGGAATTCGTCTTCCACGCCGCCTTCCAGTAATTGCAGCGTGCGGTCGGCATCCAGCGTCTTGGGCAGACGGCGTTCGCCTTTGGGCGGCGCCAGACCGTTGGCCGGGTCGTGATCGCAGATACCTTCGCGGTTCAGGTAATGATAAAAGCCTCGCACTGCCGAGAGCAGCCGGGCGATGCTGCGCGATGACTGACCTTGCTGGTGCAAGCGGGCGACGAGGCCACGCATGGACTGGATGTCCAGGGCGTTCCAGCTGCCGATGTTCTGCTTCTCGCAGAATCCCAGCACTCTGCTCAAATCTCGGCGATACGCATCCAGCGTGTGGGGCGACACCTGACGCTCACTGCGCAGGTGTGAGCAGTAAGCGTCCAGTTGCCGTTCCATGACTAGCGCACCGAACGCAGGGCGTTGGTGAAGCGCGGCAGCAGGCGGCTCAATACATCGGCGATGTAGGTGAGAAACAGCGTGCCCACCGAACTTTTGTAGTGCTGCGGGTCGCGGCTGCCGATGGCAAGGACGCCGTGCAGGCCTTGATGATTGAGCGCGACGATGGCGGTAGAGCCGACTTCTTTACTCTGGTCAGCACCGAACAGGAACTCCAGCTCGTGCTCACGCAGGGCGCCGCACACTGTCTTGCCGCCGGAAATCAATCCACCGATGGCTTTCTGCGCCTCGGCACTGGTGACCCAGCGACCCACGGTCATCGGGTTGTCGCTGAACAGGATCAGGCTCACAAACGGCACCTGAAACTCCTGACGCAGGCTGTCTTCCACCGCAATGACGATGTCTTCAAGGCTGACGGCATCCATCAGCGCGAGGATCAGGCGACGGGTTTTTTCGAAGAGACGGTCGTTGTCGCGTGCGACGTCCATCAGTTGGGAAAGCCGATGGCGCATTTCGATATTGCGTTCGCGCAGTATCTTCAGCTGGCGCTCAACCAGCGAGACGGTGTCGCCTCGCTGATGAGGAATGCGCATCGCGGTGAGCAGGTCGTCATGCTCGGCGAAGAAGTCCGGGTGTTGCTGTAGCCAGGCGGCGACTGCCTCGGCTTCAAGGGCGGGCACTGCGTTATCGGCAGGCGATTCGCTGGGCGTGTCGGTTGAAGTCTGAGGCTGGTCGGTCATTGGATACTCTCACTCATAGACGTACTTGGCCTTCGTAGACCCTGACGGCCGGGCCGGTCATCAGCACAGGATGTCCCGGGCCGGCCCACTCGATGGACAGGCGTCCACCGGGCAGATCGATCAACAGCGGCGACTCCATCCAGCCTTGGCTGATGGCGGCCACGGCCGCTGCACAGGCGCCGGTCCCACACGCCTGGGTTTCGCCCGCTCCGCGTTCCCACACCCGCAATTGTGCGCGCTGACGGTCGACGACGTGGAGGAAACCGACGTTCACACGGGCCGGAAAGCGTGGGTGATTCTCGATTTTCGGGCCCAGCGTATGAACCGGCGCGTTGTTGATGTCGTAGACGCGCAGCACCGCATGGGGATTGCCCATGGAGACGGCTGCCAGTTCGACCGTTTCAGTGTCCACTTCAAGCG
Proteins encoded:
- the sutA gene encoding transcriptional regulator SutA — its product is MSDDDIDNEGLEDDLEGEDDGEELAAAPDDEVSDVEDSPEALVTPTKGKAKAAVSIDELPSVEAKNKERDALARAMEEFLARGGKVQEVEANVVADPPKKPDNKYGSRPI
- a CDS encoding HAD family hydrolase gives rise to the protein MSIKLITFDLDDTLWDTAPAIVSAEAMLREWLAEHAPKLGPVPVEHLWEIRSRLVEADPSFKHRISALRRRVLFLALEDAGYGHPEAQDLADRSFEVFLQGRHQLDIFPEVVPTLELLTKQYTLGVVTNGNADVRRLGLADYFSFALCAEDLGIGKPDPAPFLEALKRGNADARHAVHVGDHPGDDIAGAQQAGLRAIWYNPTGKPWEADRLPDAEIRRLTELPGVLAGWG
- the xerC gene encoding tyrosine recombinase XerC, whose amino-acid sequence is MERQLDAYCSHLRSERQVSPHTLDAYRRDLSRVLGFCEKQNIGSWNALDIQSMRGLVARLHQQGQSSRSIARLLSAVRGFYHYLNREGICDHDPANGLAPPKGERRLPKTLDADRTLQLLEGGVEDEFLARRDHAILELFYSSGLRLSELTGLNCEQLDLADGLVQVLGKGSKTRVLPVGRKAREALEEWLKQRALANPQDDAVFISQQGRRLGPRSIQLRVKAAGERELGQNLHPHMLRHSFASHLLESSQDLRAVQELLGHADITTTQIYTHLDFQHLATVYDSAHPRAKRKDSSES
- a CDS encoding DUF484 family protein, which gives rise to MTDQPQTSTDTPSESPADNAVPALEAEAVAAWLQQHPDFFAEHDDLLTAMRIPHQRGDTVSLVERQLKILRERNIEMRHRLSQLMDVARDNDRLFEKTRRLILALMDAVSLEDIVIAVEDSLRQEFQVPFVSLILFSDNPMTVGRWVTSAEAQKAIGGLISGGKTVCGALREHELEFLFGADQSKEVGSTAIVALNHQGLHGVLAIGSRDPQHYKSSVGTLFLTYIADVLSRLLPRFTNALRSVR